A single genomic interval of Daucus carota subsp. sativus chromosome 1, DH1 v3.0, whole genome shotgun sequence harbors:
- the LOC108205069 gene encoding homeobox-leucine zipper protein ATHB-14 isoform X1, translating into MALTMHRDQGMDSSKYVRYTPEQVEALERVYTECPKPSSLRRQQLIRECPILSNIEPKQIKVWFQNRRCREKQRKEASRLQTVNRKLTAMNKLLMEENDRLQKQVSHLVYENGYMRTQLHTPSTTTTDTSCESVVVSGQQQQQNPTPQHPQRDANSPAGLLAIAEETLAEFLSKATGTAVDWVQMVGMKPGPDSIGIVAVSRNCSGIAARACGLVSLEPTKVAEILKDRPSWFRDCRCLDVLSVIPTGNGGTIELIYMQTYAPTTLASARDFWTLRYTTTLEDGSLVICERSLTSSTGGPPGPPATCFVRADMLPSGYLIRPCDGGGSIINIVDHVDLDPWSVPEVLRPLYESSRILAQKMTMASLRHIRQIAQEASGEIQYTGGRQPAVLRTFSQRLCRGFNDAVNGFLDDGWSILGSDGVEDVTIAINSNPGKFVGSQYNNTLSMLPTFGGVLCAKASMLLQDVPPALLVRFLREHRSEWADYAIDAYSAASLKSSPYAIPYARPGAFPGTQVILPLAHTVEHEEFLEVVRLEGHAFSPEDIALSRDMYLLQLCSGLDENAAGGCAQLVFAPIDETCADDAPLLPSGFRVIPLDPKSDKPGASRTLDLASTLEVGPGGARPPGEADLTNYNVRSVLTIAFQFTYENHLRDNVAVMARQYVRSVVGSVQRVAMAIAPSRLNTHVGPNPKQLPGSPEALTLSHWICRSYRVHIGADLLEVDSRVGDAVLKQLWNHSDAILCCSVKTNISPVFTFANQAGLDMLETTLVALQDIMLDKVLDEAGRKILLSEFSKIMQQGFAYLPAGICVSSMGRPISYDQAIAWKVLADDNSSHCLAFMFLNWSFI; encoded by the exons ATAGAGATCAGGGAATGGATTCAAGCAAGTATGTGAGGTACACACCAGAGCAAGTAGAGGCATTGGAGAGAGTGTACACAGAATGCCCAAAGCCAAGCTCTTTGAGAAGACAGCAGCTCATTAGGGAGTGTCCTATTCTCTCTAATATTGAGCCTAAACAGATCAAAGTTTGGTTTCAGAACCGCAG ATGCCGGGAGAAACAAAGGAAGGAAGCATCTCGTCTTCAGACTGTAAACAGGAAGCTGACTGCAATGAACAAGCTACTGATGGAAGAAAATGATCGCTTGCAAAAGCAGGTGTCTCATCTGGTTTATGAGAATGGATACATGCGCACCCAACTGCACACT CCATCAACGACGACCACTGACACTAGCTGCGAGTCTGTGGTCGTAAGTGGTCAGCAACAACAGCAAAACCCAACTCCTCAGCACCCACAAAGGGATGCTAACAGCCCAGCTGG TCTTCTCGCAATTGCAGAGGAGACCCTGGCAGAGTTCCTCTCCAAGGCTACTGGAACTGCTGTCGACTGGGTGCAGATGGTTGGGATGAAG CCTGGTCCGGATTCTATTGGCATCGTTGCCGTTTCCCGCAATTGTAGTGGGATAGCAGCACGAGCCTGCGGTCTTGTGAGCCTAGAGCCCACGAAG GTCGCCGAAATCCTTAAAGATCGTCCATCTTGGTTCCGTGATTGCCGTTGCCTTGATGTTTTGAGTGTCATTCCTACTGGAAATGGAGGAACAATAGAGCTCATATATATGCAG ACTTACGCGCCTACAACATTGGCATCGGCCCGAGACTTTTGGACACTGAGATATACTACAACTTTGGAAGATGGCAGTCTTGTG ATATGCGAGAGGTCTCTGACTTCTTCCACTGGTGGTCCACCTGGGCCACCTGCCACATGTTTTGTAAGAGCTGATATGTTACCTAGTGGTTATCTGATTAGACCTTGTGATGGCGGCGGCTCTATCATCAACATTGTTGATCACGTCGATCTGGAT CCTTGGAGCGTGCCTGAAGTTTTGAGGCCTCTGTACGAATCATCGAGAATACTTGCTCAAAAGATGACCATGGCA TCTTTGAgacatataagacaaatcgcACAAGAAGCAAGTGGAGAAATTCAGTATACTGGTGGGAGGCAACCTGCTGTTTTGCGAACATTCAGTCAAAGACTGTGCCG GGGTTTTAATGATGCTGTGAACGGGTTTCTCGATGATGGTTGGTCGATTTTGGGTAGTGACGGTGTGGAGGATGTTACCATTGCCATCAACTCGAATCCAGGAAAATTTGTTGGTTCCCAGTATAACAACACATTATCAATGCTGCCAACATTTGGAGGAGTGCTCTGTGCCAAAGCATCAATGCTTCTTCAG GATGTACCCCCAGCTTTACTTGTTCGTTTTCTAAGGGAGCACCGATCAGAGTGGGCTGACTATGCAATTGACGCTTACTCTGCTGCATCTCTGAAATCAAGTCCTTATGCTATTCCCTATGCCAGACCTGGTGCTTTCCCTGGTACCCAGGTCATTTTGCCTCTAGCTCATACAGTGGAGCATGAAGAG TTTTTGGAGGTGGTTCGGCTAGAGGGTCATGCTTTTTCCCCCGAGGACATAGCTTTGTCACGCGATATGTATCTACTGCAA CTTTGCAGTGGGCTTGATGAGAATGCTGCGGGTGGTTGTGCTCAGCTTGTCTTTGCACCTATTGATGAAACCTGTGCCGATGATGCACCCTTGCTGCCATCTGGCTTCCGTGTGATACCACTGGACCCTAAATCA GACAAGCCTGGTGCAAGTAGAACACTGGATTTAGCTTCTACACTTGAAGTGGGACCTGGTGGTGCACGCCCTCCTGGTGAAGCTGATTTGACCAATTACAATGTTCGCTCTGTGCTGACTATCGCGTTCCAGTTCACTTACGAGAACCACTTGAGAGATAATGTCGCTGTTATGGCTCGTCAATATGTGCGTAGTGTTGTAGGTTCCGTCCAGAGGGTTGCCATGGCTATTGCACCCTCAAGGCTGAATACCCATGTGGGTCCAAATCCAAAACAATTGCCGGGCTCTCCTGAGGCTCTCACCTTGTCGCACTGGATTTGCAGGAGCTATAG GGTTCATATTGGGGCTGATCTCCTTGAAGTAGACTCTAGAGTGGGCGACGCAGTGTTGAAACAACTTTGGAATCATTCTGATGCAATTCTGTGCTGTTCAGTGAAAACAAAT ATATCACCTGTCTTCACTTTCGCAAACCAGGCAGGTCTTGATATGCTCGAGACTACACTTGTGGCCCTTCAGGACATAATGCTCGACAAGGTTCTGGATGAAGCGGGAAGGAAGATTCTTCTTTCTGAATTTTCGAAGATCATGCAA
- the LOC108205069 gene encoding homeobox-leucine zipper protein ATHB-14 isoform X2: protein MNKLLMEENDRLQKQVSHLVYENGYMRTQLHTPSTTTTDTSCESVVVSGQQQQQNPTPQHPQRDANSPAGLLAIAEETLAEFLSKATGTAVDWVQMVGMKPGPDSIGIVAVSRNCSGIAARACGLVSLEPTKVAEILKDRPSWFRDCRCLDVLSVIPTGNGGTIELIYMQTYAPTTLASARDFWTLRYTTTLEDGSLVICERSLTSSTGGPPGPPATCFVRADMLPSGYLIRPCDGGGSIINIVDHVDLDPWSVPEVLRPLYESSRILAQKMTMASLRHIRQIAQEASGEIQYTGGRQPAVLRTFSQRLCRGFNDAVNGFLDDGWSILGSDGVEDVTIAINSNPGKFVGSQYNNTLSMLPTFGGVLCAKASMLLQDVPPALLVRFLREHRSEWADYAIDAYSAASLKSSPYAIPYARPGAFPGTQVILPLAHTVEHEEFLEVVRLEGHAFSPEDIALSRDMYLLQLCSGLDENAAGGCAQLVFAPIDETCADDAPLLPSGFRVIPLDPKSDKPGASRTLDLASTLEVGPGGARPPGEADLTNYNVRSVLTIAFQFTYENHLRDNVAVMARQYVRSVVGSVQRVAMAIAPSRLNTHVGPNPKQLPGSPEALTLSHWICRSYRVHIGADLLEVDSRVGDAVLKQLWNHSDAILCCSVKTNISPVFTFANQAGLDMLETTLVALQDIMLDKVLDEAGRKILLSEFSKIMQQGFAYLPAGICVSSMGRPISYDQAIAWKVLADDNSSHCLAFMFLNWSFI from the exons ATGAACAAGCTACTGATGGAAGAAAATGATCGCTTGCAAAAGCAGGTGTCTCATCTGGTTTATGAGAATGGATACATGCGCACCCAACTGCACACT CCATCAACGACGACCACTGACACTAGCTGCGAGTCTGTGGTCGTAAGTGGTCAGCAACAACAGCAAAACCCAACTCCTCAGCACCCACAAAGGGATGCTAACAGCCCAGCTGG TCTTCTCGCAATTGCAGAGGAGACCCTGGCAGAGTTCCTCTCCAAGGCTACTGGAACTGCTGTCGACTGGGTGCAGATGGTTGGGATGAAG CCTGGTCCGGATTCTATTGGCATCGTTGCCGTTTCCCGCAATTGTAGTGGGATAGCAGCACGAGCCTGCGGTCTTGTGAGCCTAGAGCCCACGAAG GTCGCCGAAATCCTTAAAGATCGTCCATCTTGGTTCCGTGATTGCCGTTGCCTTGATGTTTTGAGTGTCATTCCTACTGGAAATGGAGGAACAATAGAGCTCATATATATGCAG ACTTACGCGCCTACAACATTGGCATCGGCCCGAGACTTTTGGACACTGAGATATACTACAACTTTGGAAGATGGCAGTCTTGTG ATATGCGAGAGGTCTCTGACTTCTTCCACTGGTGGTCCACCTGGGCCACCTGCCACATGTTTTGTAAGAGCTGATATGTTACCTAGTGGTTATCTGATTAGACCTTGTGATGGCGGCGGCTCTATCATCAACATTGTTGATCACGTCGATCTGGAT CCTTGGAGCGTGCCTGAAGTTTTGAGGCCTCTGTACGAATCATCGAGAATACTTGCTCAAAAGATGACCATGGCA TCTTTGAgacatataagacaaatcgcACAAGAAGCAAGTGGAGAAATTCAGTATACTGGTGGGAGGCAACCTGCTGTTTTGCGAACATTCAGTCAAAGACTGTGCCG GGGTTTTAATGATGCTGTGAACGGGTTTCTCGATGATGGTTGGTCGATTTTGGGTAGTGACGGTGTGGAGGATGTTACCATTGCCATCAACTCGAATCCAGGAAAATTTGTTGGTTCCCAGTATAACAACACATTATCAATGCTGCCAACATTTGGAGGAGTGCTCTGTGCCAAAGCATCAATGCTTCTTCAG GATGTACCCCCAGCTTTACTTGTTCGTTTTCTAAGGGAGCACCGATCAGAGTGGGCTGACTATGCAATTGACGCTTACTCTGCTGCATCTCTGAAATCAAGTCCTTATGCTATTCCCTATGCCAGACCTGGTGCTTTCCCTGGTACCCAGGTCATTTTGCCTCTAGCTCATACAGTGGAGCATGAAGAG TTTTTGGAGGTGGTTCGGCTAGAGGGTCATGCTTTTTCCCCCGAGGACATAGCTTTGTCACGCGATATGTATCTACTGCAA CTTTGCAGTGGGCTTGATGAGAATGCTGCGGGTGGTTGTGCTCAGCTTGTCTTTGCACCTATTGATGAAACCTGTGCCGATGATGCACCCTTGCTGCCATCTGGCTTCCGTGTGATACCACTGGACCCTAAATCA GACAAGCCTGGTGCAAGTAGAACACTGGATTTAGCTTCTACACTTGAAGTGGGACCTGGTGGTGCACGCCCTCCTGGTGAAGCTGATTTGACCAATTACAATGTTCGCTCTGTGCTGACTATCGCGTTCCAGTTCACTTACGAGAACCACTTGAGAGATAATGTCGCTGTTATGGCTCGTCAATATGTGCGTAGTGTTGTAGGTTCCGTCCAGAGGGTTGCCATGGCTATTGCACCCTCAAGGCTGAATACCCATGTGGGTCCAAATCCAAAACAATTGCCGGGCTCTCCTGAGGCTCTCACCTTGTCGCACTGGATTTGCAGGAGCTATAG GGTTCATATTGGGGCTGATCTCCTTGAAGTAGACTCTAGAGTGGGCGACGCAGTGTTGAAACAACTTTGGAATCATTCTGATGCAATTCTGTGCTGTTCAGTGAAAACAAAT ATATCACCTGTCTTCACTTTCGCAAACCAGGCAGGTCTTGATATGCTCGAGACTACACTTGTGGCCCTTCAGGACATAATGCTCGACAAGGTTCTGGATGAAGCGGGAAGGAAGATTCTTCTTTCTGAATTTTCGAAGATCATGCAA